Proteins encoded by one window of Enterococcus faecalis:
- the rplP gene encoding 50S ribosomal protein L16, whose protein sequence is MLVPKRVKHRREFRGKMRGEAKGGKEVAFGEWGLQATESHWITNRQIEAARIAMTRYMKRGGKVWIKIFPHKSYTSKAIGVRMGKGKGAPEGWVSPVKRGKIMFEIAGVPEEVAREALRLASHKLPVKTKIVKREEMGGESNEG, encoded by the coding sequence ATGTTAGTACCTAAACGTGTAAAACACCGTCGTGAATTCCGCGGAAAAATGCGCGGTGAAGCTAAAGGCGGAAAAGAAGTAGCATTTGGTGAATGGGGTTTACAAGCAACTGAATCTCACTGGATTACTAACCGTCAAATCGAAGCAGCCCGTATTGCAATGACTCGTTACATGAAACGTGGCGGGAAAGTATGGATTAAAATTTTCCCTCACAAGTCTTACACAAGTAAAGCTATCGGCGTACGTATGGGTAAAGGTAAAGGGGCACCAGAAGGCTGGGTATCACCAGTTAAACGTGGTAAAATCATGTTTGAAATCGCAGGCGTTCCTGAAGAAGTAGCTCGTGAAGCTCTTCGTCTTGCATCTCACAAATTGCCGGTAAAAACTAAGATCGTAAAACGTGAGGAAATGGGTGGTGAATCGAATGAAGGTTAA
- a CDS encoding type Z 30S ribosomal protein S14, whose protein sequence is MAKKSMIAKNKRPAKHSTQAYTRCERCGRPHSVYRKFHLCRICFRELAYKGQIPGVKKASW, encoded by the coding sequence GTGGCTAAAAAATCAATGATTGCTAAAAACAAACGTCCTGCTAAACATTCAACACAAGCTTATACTCGTTGTGAACGTTGTGGACGTCCACATTCAGTTTATCGTAAATTTCATCTTTGCCGTATTTGCTTCCGCGAACTTGCCTATAAAGGTCAAATTCCCGGCGTGAAGAAAGCTAGCTGGTAA
- a CDS encoding 50S ribosomal protein L23 has product MELLDVIKRPVITEKSMLAMDEKKYTFEVDTRANKTLVKQAVESAFDVKVANVNILNVRPKFKRMGKYVGYTKKRRKAIVTLTEDSKEIQLFEAAE; this is encoded by the coding sequence ATGGAATTACTAGACGTAATCAAACGCCCAGTGATCACTGAAAAATCCATGTTAGCTATGGACGAAAAGAAATATACTTTCGAAGTGGACACTCGCGCAAACAAAACTTTAGTAAAACAAGCTGTTGAATCAGCATTCGATGTTAAAGTAGCAAACGTAAACATCTTAAACGTGCGTCCAAAATTCAAACGCATGGGTAAATATGTAGGTTATACAAAAAAACGTCGCAAAGCGATCGTTACATTAACTGAAGATTCAAAAGAAATTCAATTATTCGAAGCTGCTGAATAA
- a CDS encoding SAM-dependent methyltransferase, with protein sequence MLEKETYSQLFKWSFSKKTQVTYWDGTVKEYGQGSGDPVFKIVFNEKIPVKDLLNNASLTLGEAYMDRKIEIEGDIQALIYDVYNQKDSFLHNAKFIKWLPKESHSKKRSQEDIHSHYDLGNDFYKKWLDQTMTYSCAYFKTPEDTLEQAQVNKVHHILDKLFIKEGDTLLDIGCGWGTLILTAVKEYGAKATGITLSEEQFHHIRHIIEKEGLQDRMTVKLMDYRDLKGESFDHITSVGMFEHVGAENLHEYFDVVQRNLAPKGTALIHGISRQQGGAKNAWINRYIFPGGYIPGVTELVGHMTENDLQVIDLESLRRDYQLTLEHWTKNFHNIETEIVDEKGERFYRMWDLYLQACAASFQASNIDVIQYLLVHPDNNDIPMRRIG encoded by the coding sequence ATGTTAGAAAAAGAAACGTACAGTCAACTGTTTAAATGGTCTTTTTCAAAAAAGACACAAGTCACATACTGGGATGGTACCGTCAAAGAGTATGGGCAAGGGTCGGGGGATCCGGTTTTTAAAATTGTATTCAATGAAAAAATTCCTGTGAAGGATTTACTGAATAACGCTTCGTTAACTTTAGGGGAAGCCTACATGGATCGCAAAATTGAAATCGAAGGCGATATCCAAGCGCTGATTTATGATGTGTATAACCAAAAGGATAGCTTTTTACACAATGCTAAATTTATTAAATGGCTTCCTAAAGAAAGTCATTCAAAAAAACGTTCGCAAGAGGATATTCACAGCCATTACGATCTAGGAAATGATTTTTACAAAAAATGGCTTGACCAAACAATGACGTATTCATGTGCTTATTTTAAAACGCCTGAAGATACATTAGAACAAGCGCAAGTGAATAAAGTTCATCATATTTTAGATAAATTGTTTATCAAAGAGGGCGACACTTTACTGGATATTGGCTGCGGCTGGGGCACGTTAATTTTAACTGCGGTGAAAGAATATGGAGCCAAAGCAACTGGGATTACATTAAGTGAAGAGCAATTTCATCATATTCGCCATATTATAGAAAAAGAAGGTCTACAAGATCGAATGACTGTCAAATTGATGGATTATCGTGATTTAAAAGGAGAGTCTTTTGACCATATTACGAGTGTTGGGATGTTTGAACATGTCGGTGCGGAAAATCTACATGAATATTTTGATGTCGTTCAGCGAAATTTAGCGCCTAAAGGTACGGCGTTGATTCATGGGATCAGTCGCCAACAAGGTGGGGCTAAAAATGCTTGGATTAATCGTTATATTTTCCCAGGTGGCTATATTCCTGGTGTCACTGAGCTAGTCGGCCATATGACAGAAAACGACTTGCAAGTGATTGACTTGGAAAGTTTGCGCAGAGATTATCAATTGACGTTGGAACATTGGACAAAAAACTTCCATAATATAGAAACAGAAATTGTTGACGAAAAAGGCGAGCGCTTCTATCGAATGTGGGACTTATATTTGCAAGCATGTGCAGCCTCATTCCAAGCAAGCAATATTGATGTTATTCAATATTTATTGGTTCATCCAGATAACAATGATATTCCAATGCGCCGGATTGGTTAA
- the rplV gene encoding 50S ribosomal protein L22, whose translation MSEQITSAKATAKTVRTSPRKARLVIDLIRGKSVADAISILKFTPNKSAGIIEKVLMSAVANAENNFDLDVESLVVSEAFVNEGPTMKRFRPRAKGSASPINKRTSHITVVVTEK comes from the coding sequence ATGTCAGAACAAATTACATCAGCTAAAGCAACTGCAAAAACAGTTCGCACTTCACCTCGTAAAGCACGTTTAGTAATCGATCTTATCAGAGGGAAAAGCGTTGCGGATGCAATTTCAATCTTGAAATTCACACCGAACAAGTCTGCTGGAATCATTGAAAAAGTTTTAATGTCAGCAGTTGCTAACGCAGAAAACAACTTTGACTTAGACGTTGAAAGCTTAGTCGTATCTGAAGCATTTGTTAACGAAGGACCAACAATGAAACGTTTCCGTCCTCGTGCAAAAGGTTCAGCTTCACCAATCAACAAACGTACTAGTCACATCACAGTAGTTGTAACAGAGAAATAA
- the rplN gene encoding 50S ribosomal protein L14, with protein MIQQESRLRVADNSGAREILTIKVLGGSGRKTANIGDVIVATVKQATPGGVVKKGEVVKAVIVRTKSGARRADGSYIKFDENAAVIIRDDKSPRGTRIFGPVARELRENNFMKIVSLAPEVL; from the coding sequence GTGATCCAACAAGAAAGTCGTTTAAGAGTCGCTGACAATTCTGGCGCACGTGAAATTTTAACGATCAAAGTCCTAGGCGGATCTGGTCGTAAAACTGCTAACATCGGTGACGTTATTGTTGCTACTGTCAAACAAGCAACGCCAGGTGGGGTTGTTAAAAAAGGTGAAGTAGTTAAAGCCGTTATCGTTCGTACAAAATCTGGCGCTCGTCGTGCTGACGGTTCTTACATCAAATTTGATGAAAATGCTGCGGTAATTATCCGTGACGATAAAAGCCCACGCGGAACACGTATCTTCGGACCAGTTGCACGTGAATTACGTGAAAACAACTTCATGAAGATCGTTTCTCTAGCACCAGAAGTATTATAA
- the rpmC gene encoding 50S ribosomal protein L29: MKVKEIRELTTAEMLDKEKQLKEELFNLRFQLATGQLENTARIKEVRQSIARIKTVLREQAN; the protein is encoded by the coding sequence ATGAAGGTTAAAGAAATCAGAGAATTAACCACTGCCGAAATGCTAGATAAAGAAAAACAATTAAAAGAAGAATTGTTCAACTTAAGATTCCAATTAGCAACAGGTCAATTAGAAAACACTGCACGTATTAAAGAAGTACGTCAATCGATTGCACGCATCAAAACAGTATTGCGTGAACAAGCTAACTAA
- the rplE gene encoding 50S ribosomal protein L5 gives MNRLKEKYIKEVTPSLVEKFNYSSVMQTPKVDKIVINMGVGDAVSNAKNLDKAVEELALITGQKPLITKAKKSIAGFRLREGMPIGAKVTLRGERMYEFLDKLVTVSLPRVRDFHGVSKKAFDGRGNYTLGIKEQLIFPEVDYDLVDKVRGMDIVIVTTANTDEESRELLAQLGMPFQK, from the coding sequence ATGAACCGCCTGAAAGAAAAATATATTAAAGAAGTAACACCATCATTGGTGGAAAAATTTAATTACAGCTCAGTTATGCAAACACCTAAAGTTGATAAAATCGTTATCAACATGGGTGTGGGTGATGCAGTATCAAATGCTAAAAACTTAGACAAAGCTGTTGAAGAATTAGCATTAATCACTGGTCAAAAACCACTTATCACAAAAGCTAAAAAATCTATCGCTGGATTCCGTTTACGTGAAGGAATGCCAATCGGTGCGAAAGTAACGCTACGCGGCGAAAGAATGTACGAATTTTTAGATAAATTAGTAACAGTTTCTTTACCTCGTGTACGTGACTTCCACGGTGTCAGCAAAAAAGCTTTCGATGGTCGTGGTAACTATACTTTAGGTATTAAAGAACAATTAATCTTCCCAGAAGTTGATTATGATTTAGTAGATAAAGTACGCGGTATGGACATCGTAATTGTTACAACAGCGAACACTGACGAAGAGTCTCGCGAATTGTTGGCACAATTAGGTATGCCATTCCAAAAATAA
- the rpsS gene encoding 30S ribosomal protein S19, translated as MGRSLKKGPFVDDHLMKKVEAQQGAEKKKVIKTWSRRSTIFPSFVGFTIAVYDGRKHVPVYIQEDMVGHKLGEFAPTRTYRGHVADDKKTKR; from the coding sequence ATGGGTCGTAGTTTAAAAAAAGGACCTTTCGTCGATGATCATTTGATGAAAAAGGTCGAAGCACAACAAGGTGCCGAAAAGAAAAAAGTAATTAAAACTTGGTCTCGCCGCTCTACAATTTTTCCATCATTCGTAGGTTTCACAATCGCTGTATATGATGGACGGAAACATGTCCCTGTTTACATTCAAGAAGACATGGTAGGACATAAATTAGGTGAATTTGCACCAACTAGAACTTATCGTGGCCACGTTGCTGACGATAAAAAAACTAAACGCTAA
- the rplX gene encoding 50S ribosomal protein L24: MFVKKGDKVKVITGKDKNKEGVVLAAFPKQDKVIVEGVNVVKKHQKPNQAAPQGGILEVEAPIHVSNVMVIDPSNGEATKVAFKEVDGKKVRVSKKTGEVLDK, translated from the coding sequence ATGTTTGTTAAAAAAGGCGATAAAGTAAAAGTTATCACTGGTAAAGATAAAAACAAAGAAGGCGTTGTCTTAGCAGCGTTTCCTAAACAAGATAAAGTTATCGTTGAAGGTGTCAACGTCGTTAAAAAACACCAAAAACCAAACCAAGCAGCCCCACAAGGTGGAATCCTTGAAGTGGAAGCGCCAATTCATGTTTCTAATGTAATGGTGATTGATCCTTCAAACGGAGAAGCTACTAAAGTTGCGTTTAAAGAAGTCGACGGCAAAAAAGTCCGCGTTTCTAAAAAAACAGGTGAAGTTTTAGATAAATAA
- the rplF gene encoding 50S ribosomal protein L6 — translation MSRIGNKVVVLPAGVEIKQDGNNITVKGPKGELTREFSSDIKMNIEGNEVTFTRPNDSKEMKTIHGTTRANFNNMVVGVSEGFQKALELIGVGYRAQVQGNKLTLNVGYSHPVEMTAPEGVTFEVPANTQVIVKGINKEVVGELAANIRGVRPPEPYKGKGIRYVGEFVRRKEGKTGK, via the coding sequence GTGAGCCGTATTGGTAATAAAGTTGTTGTTCTTCCTGCTGGTGTTGAAATCAAGCAAGACGGAAACAACATTACAGTTAAAGGACCTAAAGGTGAATTAACACGCGAATTTTCTTCTGATATCAAAATGAACATCGAAGGAAACGAAGTGACATTCACTCGTCCAAACGATTCAAAAGAAATGAAAACAATCCACGGAACAACTCGTGCAAACTTCAACAACATGGTTGTTGGTGTTTCTGAAGGTTTCCAAAAAGCACTTGAACTTATCGGGGTCGGATACCGTGCCCAAGTACAAGGCAACAAATTAACTTTAAACGTTGGTTATTCTCATCCTGTCGAAATGACAGCACCAGAAGGCGTAACATTTGAAGTACCTGCGAACACACAAGTTATCGTTAAAGGCATCAACAAAGAAGTTGTTGGTGAATTAGCTGCTAACATCCGTGGCGTTCGTCCTCCAGAACCTTATAAAGGCAAAGGGATTCGCTATGTTGGTGAATTTGTACGCCGTAAAGAAGGTAAAACTGGTAAATAA
- the rplD gene encoding 50S ribosomal protein L4 — MPNVALFKQDGTQNGEITLNEEIFGIEPNESVVYDAIIMQRASLRQGTHAVKNRSAVRGGGRKPWRQKGTGRARQGSIRSPQWRGGGVVFGPTPRSYSYKLPKKVRRLAMKSVLSDKVAENNLVAVEGLSFDAPKTKEFKQVLANLSIDTKVLVVLENGNDFAALSARNLPNVSVVTSDNVSVLDVVSANKVLATQTALTQIEEVLA, encoded by the coding sequence ATGCCGAATGTAGCATTATTCAAACAAGATGGAACTCAAAACGGTGAAATCACTTTAAATGAAGAAATCTTCGGAATCGAACCTAATGAAAGTGTTGTCTATGATGCAATCATCATGCAACGTGCTTCATTAAGACAAGGAACACACGCAGTTAAAAATCGTAGCGCTGTTCGTGGCGGTGGCCGCAAACCATGGCGTCAAAAAGGAACTGGTCGTGCTCGTCAAGGTTCAATCCGTTCACCACAATGGCGTGGAGGTGGCGTAGTCTTTGGACCAACACCGCGTTCATACAGCTACAAACTTCCTAAAAAAGTTCGTCGCTTAGCAATGAAATCTGTATTATCAGATAAAGTTGCTGAAAATAACTTGGTAGCAGTAGAAGGTTTAAGCTTCGATGCACCAAAAACAAAAGAATTCAAACAAGTTCTTGCTAACTTGTCTATCGATACTAAAGTATTAGTTGTTTTAGAAAATGGTAACGACTTTGCAGCTTTATCAGCTCGTAACTTACCAAACGTTTCTGTAGTAACTTCTGATAACGTTAGTGTGTTAGATGTTGTGTCAGCTAACAAAGTCTTGGCAACACAAACAGCTCTTACTCAAATTGAGGAGGTGCTTGCATAA
- the rpsE gene encoding 30S ribosomal protein S5 has translation MVYIDPKHLELEDRVVAINRVTKVVKGGRRLRFAALVVVGDKNGHVGFGTGKAQEVPEAIRKAIEDAKKNLVEVPMVGSTIPHEVIGVFGGGRILMKPAVEGSGVAAGGPVRAVLELAGVADITSKSLGSNTPINVVRATVEGLKQLKRAEEVAALRGKSVEEIIG, from the coding sequence ATGGTTTATATTGATCCAAAACATTTGGAATTAGAAGACCGCGTTGTAGCGATCAACCGTGTAACAAAAGTTGTTAAAGGTGGACGTCGTTTACGTTTCGCAGCTTTAGTTGTTGTCGGTGACAAAAACGGACACGTTGGTTTCGGTACTGGTAAAGCACAAGAAGTACCTGAAGCTATCCGTAAAGCAATAGAAGACGCGAAGAAAAACTTAGTTGAAGTGCCTATGGTTGGTTCTACTATCCCGCACGAAGTAATTGGCGTATTCGGTGGCGGCCGTATCCTTATGAAACCTGCAGTAGAAGGTTCTGGGGTAGCTGCTGGTGGACCAGTTCGTGCCGTATTGGAATTAGCTGGTGTAGCAGATATTACATCTAAATCACTAGGTTCAAACACACCTATTAACGTTGTTCGCGCAACTGTTGAAGGTCTAAAACAATTAAAACGTGCCGAAGAAGTGGCAGCACTTCGCGGTAAATCTGTAGAAGAAATTATCGGTTAA
- the rplC gene encoding 50S ribosomal protein L3, whose amino-acid sequence MTKGILGKKVGMTQIFTESGELIPVTVVEATPNVVLQVKTVETDGYEAIQVGYQDKREVLSNKPAKGHVAKANTAPKRFIKEFKNVELGEYEVGKEIKVDVFQAGDVVDVTGTTKGKGFQGAIKRHGQSRGPMSHGSRYHRRPGSMGPVAPNRVFKNKRLAGRMGGDRVTIQNLEVVKVDVERNVILIKGNIPGAKKSLITIKSAVKAK is encoded by the coding sequence ATGACCAAAGGAATCTTAGGGAAAAAAGTGGGAATGACACAAATCTTTACTGAGTCTGGTGAATTAATTCCAGTAACAGTAGTTGAAGCTACGCCAAACGTAGTTTTACAAGTAAAAACTGTTGAAACTGACGGATACGAAGCTATCCAAGTTGGTTACCAAGACAAACGTGAAGTTTTATCAAACAAACCTGCGAAAGGTCATGTTGCAAAAGCAAACACGGCTCCTAAGCGCTTCATTAAAGAATTCAAGAATGTTGAGCTAGGAGAATATGAAGTAGGTAAAGAAATCAAAGTAGATGTTTTCCAAGCAGGAGACGTTGTTGATGTTACAGGTACTACGAAAGGTAAAGGATTCCAAGGGGCAATCAAACGTCACGGCCAAAGCCGCGGACCTATGTCTCATGGTTCTCGTTATCACCGTCGTCCTGGGTCAATGGGTCCAGTAGCGCCTAACCGTGTATTTAAAAATAAACGACTAGCCGGCCGTATGGGTGGCGACCGCGTAACAATTCAAAACCTTGAAGTTGTTAAAGTGGACGTAGAAAGAAATGTTATCTTAATCAAAGGAAACATTCCTGGAGCGAAAAAATCTTTAATCACAATCAAATCAGCTGTGAAAGCTAAATAA
- the rplB gene encoding 50S ribosomal protein L2, producing MAIKKYKPTTNGRRNMTSSDFAEITTSTPEKSLLQPLKNNAGRNNNGRITVRHQGGGHKRQYRVIDFKRNKDNVAAVVKTIEYDPNRSANIALVHYEDGVKAYILAPKGLEVGMRLVSGPEADIKVGNALPLENIPVGTVIHNIEMKPGKGGQLIRSAGTSAQVLGKEGKYVLIRLNSGEVRMILATCRATIGSVGNEQHELINIGKAGRSRWMRKRPTVRGSVMNPNDHPHGGGEGKTPIGRKAPVSPWGQPAIGYKTRNKKAKSDKLIVRRRTK from the coding sequence GTGGCGATTAAAAAGTACAAACCTACCACAAATGGCCGTCGTAACATGACAAGTTCTGATTTCGCTGAAATCACAACTTCAACACCAGAAAAATCATTGTTACAGCCATTAAAAAACAATGCCGGTCGTAACAACAACGGTCGCATTACGGTTCGTCACCAAGGTGGCGGTCACAAACGTCAATACCGTGTGATTGACTTCAAACGTAATAAAGATAACGTCGCAGCGGTTGTTAAAACGATCGAGTACGATCCAAACCGTTCTGCTAACATCGCGTTAGTTCATTACGAAGACGGGGTTAAGGCATACATCTTAGCACCAAAAGGATTAGAAGTAGGCATGCGCCTAGTATCTGGTCCAGAAGCAGATATTAAAGTAGGTAACGCATTACCATTGGAAAACATTCCAGTTGGTACAGTTATCCACAACATTGAAATGAAACCTGGTAAAGGTGGACAATTAATTCGTTCAGCTGGAACAAGCGCGCAAGTACTTGGTAAAGAAGGCAAATACGTATTAATCCGCTTAAACTCTGGCGAAGTTCGTATGATCTTAGCAACTTGCCGTGCAACAATCGGTTCAGTTGGTAACGAACAACACGAATTAATCAACATTGGTAAAGCTGGCCGCTCTCGTTGGATGCGTAAACGCCCAACTGTTCGTGGTAGCGTAATGAACCCTAACGATCACCCACACGGTGGTGGTGAAGGTAAAACACCAATTGGACGTAAAGCGCCAGTATCTCCATGGGGTCAACCAGCAATTGGATACAAAACACGTAATAAAAAAGCTAAATCAGACAAACTTATCGTTCGTCGTCGTACTAAATAA
- the rplR gene encoding 50S ribosomal protein L18 yields MITKPDKNKTRQKRHRRVRNKISGTAECPRLNIFRSNKNIYAQVIDDVAGVTLASASALDKEISGGTKTETAAAVGKLVAERAAEKGIKKVVFDRGGYLYHGRVQALAEAARENGLEF; encoded by the coding sequence GTGATTACAAAACCAGATAAAAACAAAACACGTCAAAAGAGACATCGTCGTGTACGTAACAAAATCTCTGGTACTGCTGAGTGCCCACGCTTGAACATTTTCCGTTCTAACAAAAACATCTACGCGCAAGTCATTGATGACGTAGCGGGTGTGACGCTAGCAAGTGCCTCTGCCTTGGATAAAGAAATTTCAGGTGGAACAAAAACAGAAACAGCTGCAGCTGTTGGTAAACTAGTTGCTGAACGTGCCGCTGAAAAAGGCATTAAAAAAGTAGTCTTCGACCGTGGTGGATACCTTTACCATGGCCGCGTGCAAGCTTTAGCTGAAGCTGCTCGTGAAAATGGACTAGAATTTTAG
- the rpsH gene encoding 30S ribosomal protein S8 yields MVMTDPIADFLTRIRNANMVKHETLEVPASKIKRDIAEILKREGFIRDVEYIEDDKQGVIRVFLKYGKNEERVITNLKRISKPGLRAYVKADEVPKVLNGLGIAIISTSEGVITDKEARAKNIGGEVIAYVW; encoded by the coding sequence ATGGTCATGACAGATCCAATTGCAGATTTTCTAACTCGCATTCGTAATGCGAACATGGTTAAACATGAAACTTTAGAAGTACCTGCTTCAAAAATCAAACGTGATATCGCAGAAATCCTGAAACGTGAAGGATTTATCCGCGACGTAGAATACATCGAAGATGACAAACAAGGCGTAATCCGTGTTTTCCTAAAATATGGTAAAAACGAAGAACGTGTTATCACAAACTTAAAACGTATTTCTAAACCAGGTTTACGTGCATACGTAAAAGCTGACGAAGTACCAAAAGTATTAAACGGTCTAGGAATTGCAATCATCTCTACATCAGAGGGTGTAATTACTGACAAAGAAGCTAGAGCGAAAAATATCGGCGGCGAAGTAATCGCCTACGTATGGTAA
- the rpsJ gene encoding 30S ribosomal protein S10 — MAKQKIRIRLKAYEHRILDQSADKIVETAKRTGADVSGPIPLPTERSLYTVIRATHKYKDSREQFEMRTHKRLIDIVNPTPKTVDALMKLDLPSGVNIEIKL; from the coding sequence ATGGCAAAACAAAAAATTCGTATCCGTTTAAAAGCGTATGAACACCGTATTTTAGATCAATCAGCGGATAAAATTGTGGAAACAGCAAAAAGAACTGGAGCTGACGTATCAGGTCCGATTCCATTACCAACAGAACGCTCACTTTACACAGTTATTCGTGCGACTCATAAATACAAAGATTCTCGCGAACAATTCGAAATGCGTACTCACAAACGTCTAATTGACATTGTGAACCCAACACCAAAAACAGTTGACGCTCTAATGAAGCTTGACTTACCGTCTGGTGTTAATATTGAAATCAAACTATAA
- the rpsC gene encoding 30S ribosomal protein S3, with product MGQKVHPIGMRVGIIRDWDAKWYAEKEYAEFLHEDLRIRKFIATKLADAAVSTIEIERAANRVNISIHTAKPGMVIGKGGSEVENLRKELNKLTGKRVHINIVEIKKPDLDAKLVGEGIARQLENRVAFRRAQKQAIQRAMRAGAKGIKTQVSGRLNGADIARSEGYSEGTVPLHTLRADIDYAWEEADTTYGKLGVKVWIYRGEILPTKKNTEKGGK from the coding sequence GTGGGTCAAAAAGTACATCCAATTGGAATGCGTGTAGGCATCATCCGCGACTGGGATGCGAAATGGTATGCTGAAAAAGAGTATGCTGAATTCTTACACGAAGATTTAAGAATCCGTAAATTTATCGCAACAAAACTTGCTGATGCTGCTGTATCTACAATTGAAATCGAACGCGCTGCAAACCGTGTTAACATTTCAATTCACACAGCTAAACCAGGTATGGTTATCGGTAAAGGCGGATCTGAAGTCGAAAACCTAAGAAAAGAATTAAACAAATTAACTGGCAAACGAGTTCACATCAACATCGTTGAAATCAAAAAACCAGATTTAGATGCAAAATTAGTAGGCGAAGGAATTGCACGTCAATTAGAAAACCGTGTTGCTTTCCGTCGTGCTCAAAAACAAGCTATCCAACGCGCAATGCGTGCTGGTGCTAAAGGAATCAAAACTCAAGTATCAGGTCGTCTAAACGGTGCGGATATCGCTCGTTCAGAAGGATACTCTGAAGGAACTGTACCACTTCACACATTACGTGCGGACATTGATTACGCATGGGAAGAAGCGGACACTACTTACGGAAAACTAGGAGTTAAAGTGTGGATCTATCGTGGAGAAATTCTTCCAACGAAAAAAAACACTGAGAAAGGAGGGAAATAA
- the rpsQ gene encoding 30S ribosomal protein S17, with protein MTEERNQRKVYQGRVVSDKMDKTITVVVETKKNHPIYGKRMKYSKKYKAHDENNTAKVGDIVKIMETRPLSATKRFRLLEVVEEAVII; from the coding sequence ATGACTGAAGAAAGAAATCAACGTAAAGTTTACCAAGGTCGCGTGGTATCAGACAAAATGGATAAAACAATCACAGTTGTCGTTGAAACAAAGAAAAACCACCCTATCTATGGCAAACGTATGAAATATTCTAAAAAATATAAAGCGCATGATGAAAACAACACAGCGAAAGTTGGAGACATCGTAAAAATCATGGAAACTCGTCCATTATCAGCTACAAAACGTTTCCGTTTACTAGAGGTAGTCGAAGAAGCAGTTATTATCTAA
- the rpmD gene encoding 50S ribosomal protein L30 yields the protein MAELKITLKRSVIGRPQNQRATVKALGLGKVNSTVTKPANEAIKGMVNTISHLVDVEEV from the coding sequence ATGGCTGAATTAAAAATTACTTTAAAACGCAGTGTTATCGGACGTCCTCAAAACCAACGTGCTACAGTTAAAGCGTTAGGTTTAGGTAAAGTGAATAGTACTGTTACAAAACCTGCCAATGAAGCAATCAAAGGTATGGTTAACACTATCTCACATTTAGTGGACGTAGAAGAAGTTTAA
- the rplO gene encoding 50S ribosomal protein L15 → MKLHELKPAEGSRQVRNRVGRGTSSGNGKTAGRGQKGQKARSGGGVRLGFEGGQTPLFRRLPKRGFTNINRKDYAVVNLDTLNRFEDGTEVTPVVLKEAGIVKNEKAGIKVLADGELTKKLTVKAAKFSKSAQEAIEAAGGSIEVI, encoded by the coding sequence ATGAAACTTCATGAATTAAAACCTGCTGAGGGCTCACGCCAAGTACGTAACCGTGTTGGACGTGGTACTTCATCTGGTAATGGTAAAACAGCTGGCCGTGGACAAAAAGGGCAAAAAGCCCGTTCAGGCGGTGGTGTTCGTTTAGGATTTGAAGGGGGTCAAACTCCATTATTCCGTCGTTTACCAAAACGTGGGTTTACAAACATTAATCGTAAAGATTACGCTGTTGTGAACTTAGATACTTTAAACCGTTTTGAAGATGGAACAGAAGTAACTCCTGTTGTCCTAAAAGAAGCAGGAATCGTTAAAAACGAAAAAGCGGGAATCAAAGTTCTTGCAGATGGTGAGTTAACGAAAAAATTAACTGTGAAAGCAGCTAAATTCTCGAAATCAGCACAAGAAGCTATCGAAGCTGCTGGTGGTTCAATCGAGGTGATCTAA